One region of Phragmites australis chromosome 18, lpPhrAust1.1, whole genome shotgun sequence genomic DNA includes:
- the LOC133899499 gene encoding organelle RRM domain-containing protein 2, mitochondrial-like, whose protein sequence is MAAAAARPGFRRMFSVSAFAPPKPPTPPPKADPSPNLFVSGLSKRTSTEGLRNAFAKFGEVLHARVVTDRVTGFSKGFGFVRYATVEDAAKGIEGMDGKFLDGWVIFAEYARPRPPPQQPEMNSQPQHSWGPPSGSWGAQ, encoded by the exons atggcggcggctgcggcgaggCCCGGGTTCCGGCGCATGTTCTCCGTCTCGGCCTTCGCGCCGCCGAAGCCGCCCACCCCACCCCCCAAGGCCGACCCCTCCCCGAACCTCTTCGTCTCCG GATTAAGCAAGCGAACCTCAACAGAGGGACTTAGAAACGCTTTTGCAAAGTTTGGGGAAGTTTTGCATG CCCGAGTTGTGACAGACCGAGTCACTGGTTTCTCAAAGGGGTTTGGCTTTGTAAGATATGCTACGGTTGAAGATGCAGCTAAAGGAATCGAAGGAATGGATGGAAAG TTTCTTGATGGATGGGTTATTTTTGCGGAGTATGCTAGACCCAGACCACCGCCACAGCAACCAGAGATGAATTCGCAGCCGCAACATTCATGGGGCCCTCCGTCAGGTTCCTGGGGTGCACAGTAG
- the LOC133899517 gene encoding multiple organellar RNA editing factor 9, chloroplastic-like produces MAASLPTAAAAAAARFAAAQAFAFPLPKASSSSPGAIPRAAAVTFPSLALAAAPLGRRPRSAQPKPPAAGAGGEQRETILLPGCDYNHWLIVMEFPKDPAPTREQMIDTYLNTLATVLGSMEEAKKNMYAFSTTTYTGFQCTVDEETSEKFKGLPGVLWVLPDSYIDVKNKDYGGDKYINGEIIPCTYPTYQPKERRTSKYESRRYERRRDGPPASRRPRQEAPQTESASS; encoded by the exons ATGGCTGCCTCCCtaccgaccgccgccgccgccgccgccgcgcgcttcGCCGCGGCCCAGGCCTTCGCCTTCCCTCTCCCGAAggcatcctcctcctcgcccgGTGCAAtcccccgcgccgccgcggtGACCTTCCCGTCGCTGGCCCTCGCTGCGGCCCCCCTCGGCCGGCGCCCCCGCAGCGCGCAGCCGAAGCCTCCGGCGGCGGGGGCTGGGGGCGAGCAGAGGGAGACGATACTGCTCCCCGGGTGCGACTACAACCACTGGCTGATCGTGAtggagttccccaaggaccccgCCCCCACCCGCGAACAGATGATCGACACCTACCTCAACACCCTCGCCACCGTCCTCGGCAG CATGGAGGAAGCCAAGAAAAACATGTATGCCTTCAGCACGACCACCTACACAGGGTTCCAGTGCACCGTTGATGAAGAAACGTCAGAGAAGTTCAAGG GTTTGCCAGGTGTTCTCTGGGTGCTCCCCGATTCCTACATCGATGTCAAAAACAAGGACTATGGTG GTGACAAATACATAAACGGTGAGATAATTCCGTGCACATATCCAACTTACCAACCAAAGGAGCGGAGAACATCAAAATATGAGAGTAGACGGTACGAGAGGCGAAGAGATGGACCTCCAGCCAGCAGGAGACCAAGGCAAGAGGCTCCCCAAACCGAGTCAGCATCTTCATGA